The genomic segment ACGTCAAGTCGCTGCTCGACGCGCTCGAGGGTCGGTTCGAGGGGCTGCGGGGGCTCGTGCGCGACGAGGCCGGTGAGGTGCACCACCACGTCAACGTGTACGTGAACGGCGAGGAGATCGGCGCCCTCCAGAGTCAGGCCACCGCGCTGCGCTCCGGCGACGAGG from the Candidatus Methylomirabilota bacterium genome contains:
- a CDS encoding MoaD/ThiS family protein is translated as MAVTVYIPTPFRRATANQERVEIEAPDVKSLLDALEGRFEGLRGLVRDEAGEVHHHVNVYVNGEEIGALQSQATALRSGDEVSIIPALAGGAGVAGRR